The nucleotide sequence ATGGCAGAAGCTTATTTAATGAATCCGAATGATTTTATTCCAGGAAAGCAGTATGAAATAAAAGGAGCGCCAGGTAGTTACTTTAAAATTGATTATATGAACGGTGTGTTTGCTTGGGGATATCGAGTCGGTGGCGATGGTGAGGAAGAAGGCTTGCCAATTTCCATGCTCAAGCTTTAGTCCATGATTTTATAAAAGAAAGGGTGCGCAAAGTGGAAGATATTTTTGAAAGGCTGACGAATCTTTTGCTAAGTAAAAATGAGCGTTTGTCCCATGCTCGTGCCCGGACATGGGTCGAGCTTTTGTGGGAAGATTTTGAAACGACTTATGCAAAAGCTGGACATGACTATCAAGGGAAAGAATTGACCGAAAAAGTTGTTCGGCAGTGGCTTGAAAACTATGG is from Bacillus sp. PK3_68 and encodes:
- a CDS encoding YfhJ family protein, producing MEDIFERLTNLLLSKNERLSHARARTWVELLWEDFETTYAKAGHDYQGKELTEKVVRQWLENYGDRLHEFAGRNPKYSHLLKDENDLMH
- a CDS encoding YfhH family protein; the encoded protein is MQKRYSDMEEYELRQEIARLKEKARKAEQLGIVNEFAVLERKALMAEAYLMNPNDFIPGKQYEIKGAPGSYFKIDYMNGVFAWGYRVGGDGEEEGLPISMLKL